A genome region from Fodinibius salicampi includes the following:
- a CDS encoding FG-GAP-like repeat-containing protein has translation MRNLVSKKGISIRWIYPVILGILFSACTSTPPSKPDVESDEYRQAVSDFYVSLTAMQSDQVPFAVEKMDSVATIYPAEPAAWANLGVYAMRQGDFDGATEKLNEALKRSSDDADIQFLAGILESRKGNIEASLEHLGKAARLDSTNGRILFALAEELERQDSEENAQEIIHLLDQILEEHPDNLAVLLEKIRTAAKSQNQSVMEQSLAKIEENTSGWPEQIQKQFAEHKSEILNKEGSNITFELAFLRNTLSQLPRFQHDVEEVELPTNQVGFLITEFRWLPKADHIAAPIDKQLSFTAVDTVAGQSAQLYKSVTLADEEQASTIRINSGEAIINKNIAISFPGESGSDRLPSPAVTSIDYNYDFLSDFVFTGSAGLKIYRQEEDSTFTDATSTLGIPSEVINKSYYGSWVIDIELDGDLDLLLSAVDGSSVLLRNNGDDTFEVQSYFEESKHIRNVLWADFDRDGDPDVVTLSQNGDLHFYRNERAGEYHLDQSFDLDSPVQSISFGDLNSDGAFEIISLQSDQIVSSSYVDSIGGWGTEPLTSLKDSVKTEGVIPQLHLADLDNNGALDLLLSNNQDTQYWLSNENVELTSEATNISGYIYSVSDLDGDSRLDLLGLNEENQSMALKNSGNSDYKGRILQPRVARQSGDRRINSFGIGGEVESRSGLQYIKQPITQPWVHLGLGNYEEAEVVRVNWPNGTTQSEFAELGFDSQILNEQILKGSCPWIMTYNGEKMQFVTDFLWRTALGLRINRQGVSQVIHSIDWVKIEDDQLKPKDGYYDIRITADLWETHFFDHVSLMAVDHPEDIDVFVDERFKLPPPEQKLYPIRDIAPVQTATDWNGNDVTTKIREKEGEYVDDLPLTSYQGVTEEHYLEVDLGQEVPIEEKIKLIAAGWVYPTDTSINIAISQNENKSLHGIRVEVPNGSGGWKVVHTDIGFPSGKSKTMLVDLEDVFEPNTEHKVRLYTNMEIYWDQIRWGIYDEDIELQTKKLAAETSTLRYRGFSKLEQTDRFSPTVPNYQELAGTNQRWRDLEGFYTRFGDVKELIEEIDDRYVIMNAGDELLFKFPRVEEPRKGWTRDFVLIGDGWVKDGDYNTVFSKTVRPLPYHGLEEYSEEPGLLQDDPAYQKNKEDWVKYHTRFVTPGNFNTAVRLN, from the coding sequence ATGCGCAATTTAGTTTCAAAGAAAGGTATCTCAATACGTTGGATTTATCCTGTTATACTGGGAATTCTCTTCAGTGCTTGTACCTCCACGCCACCATCTAAGCCGGATGTAGAGTCTGATGAGTATCGCCAGGCCGTTTCCGATTTTTATGTCAGCCTGACGGCCATGCAGTCAGATCAAGTTCCTTTTGCGGTTGAGAAGATGGACTCTGTTGCCACGATATATCCAGCAGAACCTGCAGCCTGGGCGAATTTGGGGGTTTATGCAATGCGTCAGGGTGATTTTGACGGTGCAACTGAAAAATTAAATGAGGCTTTAAAACGTAGTTCAGATGATGCTGATATTCAGTTTTTGGCAGGTATTTTAGAGAGCCGCAAGGGAAATATAGAGGCTTCATTAGAACATTTAGGAAAAGCGGCCCGCCTTGATTCCACGAATGGGCGAATACTTTTTGCCTTGGCCGAAGAGCTGGAACGACAGGATTCGGAAGAAAATGCCCAGGAAATTATTCATTTGCTTGATCAAATATTGGAAGAACATCCGGATAACCTGGCCGTACTGTTGGAAAAAATACGTACTGCTGCAAAGAGCCAGAACCAGTCAGTCATGGAACAATCACTCGCGAAGATTGAAGAAAATACATCGGGCTGGCCTGAACAGATACAAAAGCAATTTGCCGAACATAAATCTGAAATTCTTAACAAGGAAGGCAGCAATATAACGTTTGAACTGGCTTTTTTGAGAAACACCTTAAGTCAGCTTCCCCGTTTTCAGCATGATGTTGAAGAAGTAGAACTGCCCACCAACCAGGTCGGATTTTTAATAACCGAATTTCGTTGGCTGCCCAAGGCCGATCATATCGCTGCTCCCATAGATAAACAGTTATCATTTACAGCAGTTGATACTGTAGCGGGGCAGTCGGCACAACTGTATAAATCTGTAACGCTGGCTGATGAAGAACAGGCAAGTACGATACGAATAAATAGTGGTGAAGCCATAATCAATAAAAATATAGCTATATCATTTCCGGGAGAATCGGGATCTGATCGGTTACCATCACCTGCAGTAACTTCCATCGATTATAATTATGATTTTTTAAGTGATTTTGTGTTTACCGGATCAGCGGGACTTAAAATCTATCGTCAGGAAGAAGATTCTACCTTTACAGATGCTACAAGTACACTGGGAATACCATCCGAAGTTATTAACAAATCCTATTATGGTTCCTGGGTGATAGATATTGAGCTGGATGGAGATTTGGATTTGCTGCTTTCAGCAGTGGATGGCTCCTCTGTGCTGCTGAGAAATAATGGGGATGATACCTTTGAAGTACAATCGTATTTTGAGGAATCAAAGCATATACGCAATGTTTTATGGGCAGACTTTGACCGCGATGGTGATCCGGATGTGGTTACACTCAGCCAAAACGGAGACCTTCATTTTTATCGAAATGAAAGAGCCGGCGAATATCATTTGGACCAATCCTTTGATCTTGATAGTCCGGTTCAAAGCATCAGCTTTGGCGATTTGAACAGTGATGGAGCTTTTGAAATAATAAGCCTCCAGTCAGATCAGATTGTGAGTTCCAGCTATGTTGATTCTATAGGTGGCTGGGGTACAGAACCGCTTACTTCACTTAAAGATAGTGTAAAAACAGAAGGAGTAATTCCTCAATTACATCTGGCAGATTTAGACAACAACGGGGCACTGGATCTGCTGTTGTCAAATAACCAGGATACCCAGTATTGGCTTAGCAATGAGAACGTGGAGTTAACTTCTGAAGCTACAAACATTTCGGGATATATATATAGTGTTTCGGACTTAGATGGAGACAGCCGCCTCGACCTTTTGGGCTTAAATGAAGAGAATCAGAGTATGGCTCTTAAAAATAGCGGAAATAGTGATTATAAGGGTAGGATACTACAGCCACGTGTCGCACGGCAGTCGGGTGATCGACGTATAAACTCTTTTGGTATAGGAGGAGAGGTTGAAAGCCGGTCAGGACTGCAATACATAAAACAACCAATTACTCAGCCATGGGTACATCTGGGACTAGGGAATTACGAAGAAGCAGAGGTGGTTCGGGTTAATTGGCCCAATGGTACAACCCAGTCAGAGTTTGCAGAGTTAGGATTTGATTCCCAAATATTAAATGAACAGATTTTAAAAGGTTCATGTCCGTGGATAATGACTTATAATGGAGAAAAGATGCAATTTGTAACGGATTTCTTATGGCGTACGGCCCTGGGACTCCGAATTAACAGGCAGGGAGTTAGCCAGGTAATCCATAGTATAGACTGGGTAAAGATTGAAGATGATCAGTTGAAGCCAAAAGATGGGTATTATGATATTCGCATTACCGCAGATTTATGGGAGACGCACTTTTTTGACCATGTCTCACTGATGGCGGTGGATCATCCCGAAGATATTGATGTATTTGTGGATGAACGATTTAAGCTCCCACCACCTGAGCAAAAATTATATCCCATCCGGGATATAGCACCGGTTCAGACGGCAACGGATTGGAATGGCAATGACGTGACAACTAAGATCAGAGAAAAGGAGGGTGAATATGTTGATGATTTGCCGCTTACTTCTTACCAGGGCGTAACTGAAGAACATTATCTTGAGGTGGACCTAGGGCAAGAGGTACCCATAGAAGAGAAGATTAAGCTCATTGCAGCGGGTTGGGTCTATCCAACAGATACGTCTATCAATATTGCAATTAGCCAGAATGAAAATAAATCATTGCATGGCATCCGAGTGGAAGTACCTAACGGATCAGGAGGATGGAAAGTCGTTCATACTGATATTGGCTTCCCGTCGGGAAAAAGCAAAACCATGCTGGTAGATTTGGAAGACGTCTTTGAACCCAATACCGAGCACAAGGTTAGATTGTACACGAATATGGAAATATATTGGGATCAAATTCGTTGGGGAATATACGATGAGGATATAGAACTCCAGACAAAAAAGTTGGCTGCAGAAACTTCAACATTACGTTATCGTGGTTTTTCCAAGTTAGAGCAAACCGATCGATTTTCTCCCACGGTACCGAACTACCAAGAGCTTGCGGGTACCAATCAGCGGTGGAGAGATCTGGAAGGTTTTTATACCCGATTTGGAGATGTTAAAGAGTTAATCGAAGAAATTGATGATCGCTATGTGATTATGAATGCCGGGGATGAACTTTTGTTTAAATTTCCCAGAGTGGAAGAACCCCGCAAAGGCTGGACACGGGATTTTGTACTCATAGGAGATGGGTGGGTTAAAGACGGTGATTACAATACCGTCTTTTCCAAAACAGTTCGACCATTGCCGTACCACGGGTTGGAAGAATATTCTGAGGAGCCCGGACTGCTACAGGATGATCCAGCCTACCAGAAAAACAAAGAGGATTGGGTTAAATATCATACACGTTTTGTAACACCCGGTAATTTTAATACGGCTGTAAGACTTAATTAA
- a CDS encoding VCBS repeat-containing protein, producing MSILLIFIGCHSADEESRFRSIGSSQSNITFANEVEQSLDFNMINYLYFYDGAGVSIGDINNDGLPDIYFTANMDSNKLYLNKGNFEFIDITDKARVGGTGDWTTGTTMADINGDGLLDIYVCNVHYRSKKGQNQLFINNGDFTFTERAAEYGLDFRGYSKQTVFFDMDRDGDLDMYLLNHAIHNENSFKPAEQRKGSSEKEGDRLYRNDGGKFTDITKEAGIYNSGMGYGLDVTVSDLNGNNYPDIYVSNDFHENDYLYLNQKDGTFKEVLEQSTSHTSRASMGNDIADINNDLKPDIAVVDMLPSTEEWHKKAVSSETYEVYAAQRDFGYHPQLIRNTLQLNVGSDSNSVPIYSDIAPMTGTHATDWSWSALLFDMDNDGRKDLFVSNGIYRRPNDKDYLSLIRSDGIQQSLEKGITEQNIVVIDSMPHLKIPNAAFRNEDSLAFSHQTENWGFNTPSYSSGAAYGDLDNDGDLDLVINNVNTEASIYQNMTVEQDSTNYLTVSIKGEGANTLGIGSKGIVYTGDNYQLAELFPTRGFQSSVDPRLFFGLGEVNKVDSLKIIWPDGKETIMENIAPNQQLTVDEGKVPKNQSSISTSVDRSSFLSEVPSPLEPSYRHLENDFNGFNAQPLMPYQLSQMGPPIAVGDVNSDGLDDLYMGGGAEQSGVLYIQQDDGKFLKKETKVFDNHALFEDTDAAFFDANNDGAIDLYVVSGGNEEQKNNEQLYDRLYINDGSGNFVHKSDALPDFKANGSVVLPLDYDEDGDRDLFVGSRSVPKSYGATPNSYLLENDGDGTYRDVTNDIGPQLGEAGMISDARSADITGNGRDDIIVAGDWMPIVIFQNNGGVFERFQDFESDVGLWQSLHLADIDGDGDLDILAGNMGLNTTLAASEQQPLVVYTDDFNGDGHTDPVIGQTKQDQILPIASRDHLLAPFNFLHSKFPRYESYAGKTLYEIFGEERLQKAEKKIVTNLASVYFENRENGEFKVHPFPRAIQAAPVFSFHAEDFDHDSFTDILAGGNFYSVLPLYGGQFDASYGWLLKGTAGKSFEALTPEESGILLRGEIREIKSVGIGNNDRLIVVGRNDQSPVFLE from the coding sequence ATGAGCATTTTATTAATATTTATTGGTTGCCATTCCGCTGATGAAGAGTCTAGATTCAGGAGTATTGGTTCATCGCAAAGCAATATTACGTTTGCTAATGAGGTTGAGCAGAGCTTAGACTTTAACATGATAAACTATCTTTACTTTTATGACGGGGCCGGGGTTTCAATCGGAGATATCAATAATGATGGGCTACCTGATATTTATTTTACTGCAAACATGGACTCTAATAAACTCTATTTAAATAAAGGAAACTTTGAATTTATAGATATTACGGATAAAGCCAGAGTAGGGGGAACGGGGGACTGGACGACAGGCACTACAATGGCTGACATAAATGGGGATGGATTGCTTGATATTTATGTGTGTAATGTGCACTATCGGTCAAAAAAGGGACAAAACCAGCTGTTTATAAATAACGGGGATTTTACGTTTACGGAACGCGCGGCCGAATATGGACTTGATTTCAGGGGATATTCAAAGCAGACCGTATTTTTCGATATGGACCGGGACGGTGATTTAGATATGTATCTTTTGAATCATGCAATACATAATGAAAACTCCTTTAAACCAGCCGAGCAGCGTAAGGGTAGCAGTGAAAAAGAAGGAGATCGTTTGTATAGAAATGATGGGGGTAAATTTACAGATATTACCAAGGAAGCGGGAATATATAACAGCGGTATGGGATATGGTTTGGATGTGACTGTAAGTGATCTGAATGGAAATAATTATCCCGATATTTATGTTTCCAACGATTTTCATGAAAATGATTACCTGTATCTGAATCAAAAAGACGGAACATTTAAAGAAGTTCTGGAACAGAGCACCAGCCATACCAGTCGGGCATCCATGGGAAATGATATAGCGGATATTAACAATGATCTAAAACCTGATATAGCCGTAGTGGATATGCTTCCCTCGACAGAAGAGTGGCATAAGAAGGCGGTGAGCAGTGAAACTTATGAAGTATATGCCGCCCAAAGAGATTTCGGATACCATCCACAGCTCATCCGAAATACGTTGCAATTAAATGTCGGAAGTGATAGCAACTCTGTACCTATTTATTCTGATATTGCACCGATGACGGGAACTCATGCTACCGACTGGAGCTGGTCTGCACTACTCTTTGATATGGATAATGACGGGCGAAAAGATCTTTTTGTTTCAAATGGAATCTATCGCCGTCCTAATGATAAAGACTATCTCTCGTTAATACGCAGTGATGGTATACAGCAGTCATTAGAAAAGGGCATAACGGAACAGAATATTGTTGTGATTGATAGCATGCCGCACCTTAAAATTCCAAATGCAGCTTTTCGAAATGAAGATTCGCTTGCCTTTTCACATCAAACTGAAAATTGGGGGTTTAATACCCCCAGTTATTCAAGCGGGGCAGCCTATGGCGATCTGGATAATGATGGAGATCTTGATTTGGTAATTAACAACGTAAACACTGAAGCTTCAATCTATCAAAACATGACGGTTGAACAGGATAGCACCAATTATCTTACCGTTTCTATTAAGGGTGAAGGGGCGAATACACTAGGGATCGGCAGTAAGGGAATTGTTTATACAGGTGATAATTATCAGCTTGCGGAACTATTCCCGACCCGGGGGTTCCAGTCTTCAGTAGATCCGCGTCTGTTTTTTGGCCTGGGAGAGGTCAATAAAGTTGATAGTTTAAAAATTATATGGCCCGACGGAAAGGAAACAATAATGGAAAATATTGCGCCAAATCAACAATTGACTGTCGATGAAGGAAAAGTGCCGAAGAATCAATCCTCAATTTCAACCTCAGTTGACCGTTCTTCTTTTTTATCAGAGGTTCCGAGCCCCCTTGAACCTTCTTATCGTCACCTTGAGAATGATTTTAACGGATTTAACGCACAACCATTGATGCCTTATCAGCTCTCACAAATGGGTCCCCCGATTGCAGTAGGAGATGTGAATAGTGATGGGCTGGATGATCTATATATGGGAGGAGGAGCCGAACAAAGTGGGGTTTTATATATTCAGCAGGATGATGGGAAATTTTTAAAAAAAGAAACCAAAGTCTTTGACAATCACGCTCTTTTTGAAGATACCGACGCCGCCTTTTTTGATGCAAATAATGATGGCGCAATAGATTTATATGTAGTAAGCGGTGGGAATGAAGAGCAGAAAAATAACGAACAATTATACGATCGGCTGTATATAAATGATGGGTCCGGAAATTTTGTGCATAAATCCGATGCTTTGCCCGATTTTAAAGCTAACGGTTCGGTAGTGCTTCCCCTTGATTATGATGAAGATGGAGACAGAGATCTGTTTGTAGGTAGTCGTTCTGTTCCCAAAAGCTATGGCGCTACTCCGAATAGCTATCTACTTGAAAATGATGGGGATGGGACTTATCGGGATGTTACCAACGACATAGGGCCCCAATTAGGGGAGGCGGGGATGATTAGTGATGCCCGCTCAGCAGACATAACCGGAAATGGCAGGGATGATATTATTGTAGCGGGAGACTGGATGCCTATAGTTATATTTCAGAATAATGGGGGTGTTTTTGAAAGGTTCCAGGACTTTGAGTCTGATGTGGGCTTATGGCAGAGCCTTCACCTAGCTGACATTGATGGGGATGGAGATTTGGATATCCTGGCGGGTAATATGGGACTTAATACTACGCTGGCTGCATCAGAACAACAACCTTTGGTTGTATATACGGACGATTTTAACGGTGATGGCCATACCGATCCGGTTATAGGACAGACCAAACAAGATCAAATACTTCCCATTGCTTCTCGTGATCATCTTCTTGCTCCTTTTAATTTCCTGCATTCCAAGTTTCCAAGATACGAATCATATGCCGGTAAAACCCTGTATGAAATATTTGGAGAAGAACGCTTGCAGAAAGCAGAAAAGAAGATTGTTACTAATTTAGCTTCGGTTTATTTTGAGAATAGAGAAAACGGGGAATTTAAGGTGCACCCATTTCCCAGAGCTATTCAGGCCGCTCCGGTTTTTTCTTTTCATGCTGAAGATTTTGATCATGATAGCTTTACTGATATTCTTGCGGGTGGTAACTTCTATTCCGTTCTTCCTCTCTACGGGGGGCAATTTGATGCCAGCTATGGATGGTTGCTCAAAGGAACAGCAGGAAAATCATTTGAAGCATTAACACCAGAAGAAAGTGGGATACTGCTGAGGGGAGAAATACGTGAAATAAAAAGTGTAGGTATTGGTAATAATGATAGATTGATCGTAGTTGGCAGAAATGATCAAAGTCCCGTTTTCTTGGAATAA
- a CDS encoding LacI family DNA-binding transcriptional regulator codes for MKVTLKDIAEETGYSISTVSRVLNGSDKISTQTRREIYQAAKRLKYPIYHTINGDKIVDSLKICHVLTKFSEGEFYSSMFKGMSRAAEKNDAQLSLMNLDKPFDDVLRILKEISSEKYEGIVLFAPEFKKKHYQILRDELPENFPIISNALIENPVVTSVTFDGYSGGFLAGEHFNNQGYKQCGILKGPFEEPESRYRFNGFRDYLYQNTKMEFCWEYQGDYSFESGQKAFETFHKTENTPEAIFACNDDMAHGFLKEALANGYKIPDDFGLIGYDDLPICRRHSPTISSIHTDYESLGMVTMEKMKEILANPNQQEGVLSLIPVSVNHRESS; via the coding sequence TTGAAGGTCACTTTAAAAGATATTGCTGAAGAAACTGGATATTCTATTTCTACTGTATCAAGGGTGTTAAATGGATCTGATAAAATTAGTACACAAACCCGAAGAGAAATATATCAGGCGGCCAAACGCCTTAAATATCCTATTTATCATACTATTAATGGAGACAAAATTGTAGACTCTCTAAAGATCTGCCATGTACTGACCAAATTCAGTGAAGGAGAATTTTATTCTTCAATGTTTAAGGGAATGAGTAGAGCAGCAGAAAAAAATGATGCTCAACTTTCCCTGATGAATTTGGATAAACCTTTTGACGATGTTCTTCGAATTCTCAAAGAAATAAGCAGCGAAAAATATGAGGGCATAGTACTTTTTGCTCCTGAATTCAAAAAGAAACATTACCAAATACTTCGGGATGAATTACCGGAAAACTTTCCTATTATTTCTAATGCCCTCATTGAAAATCCTGTTGTAACATCTGTTACTTTTGACGGCTACAGCGGAGGATTTTTAGCTGGTGAACATTTTAACAATCAGGGATACAAGCAATGTGGAATTCTTAAGGGCCCTTTTGAAGAGCCGGAATCACGGTATAGATTCAATGGCTTCAGAGATTACCTGTATCAAAATACAAAAATGGAGTTTTGCTGGGAATACCAGGGTGATTATTCCTTTGAGTCCGGTCAAAAGGCATTCGAGACCTTTCATAAAACCGAAAATACACCAGAAGCTATTTTTGCCTGTAATGATGATATGGCCCACGGCTTTCTGAAAGAGGCCTTGGCTAACGGTTATAAGATACCCGACGATTTTGGGCTTATCGGTTATGATGATCTTCCTATATGCAGGAGACACAGTCCAACGATCTCTTCTATTCATACTGATTACGAGTCTTTGGGAATGGTTACGATGGAGAAAATGAAGGAAATTCTTGCTAATCCCAACCAACAGGAAGGAGTCCTGAGCCTGATCCCAGTGAGTGTCAACCACAGGGAATCTTCATGA
- a CDS encoding glycan-binding surface protein encodes MSKRISTGGIAVLVLTAMLVMQGCQDNSVSNTGDYDDPVSITGIRYTSPDSTTDIKQVGPGDVVALEGNNMDAVANVYFNGYEATFNPALAAKSHMVVTIPADMPFGEMDPEASYMNQIKVSNSVSEDSLEFPVLPPPPQINRISDEFAEAGKEITLNGQYLYLITEIIFPGNVEATDYQSVADGSSLKVTVPEGATSGEIKMSSSSGTSTSSPGARFRDPTGMICNFDDVFSYQWWSAALSSDASLYPGNEGQYAMLEVSNLAGGDGSWWNGGRSINLNPTQWIEASNLGENPSNFAVKFEINVEGAWEQGTLLVRAANPWTYTARYAPWKGENGNINSFATNGWQTVQIPLSDFKTANSEGLNGAGTALPSLADMLPDGEAPSAGIMLVNNGENAISQLSMAIDNIRVVRIAGP; translated from the coding sequence ATGAGTAAAAGAATAAGCACAGGAGGCATTGCTGTTTTAGTTTTAACAGCAATGCTCGTTATGCAAGGATGCCAGGATAATTCCGTAAGCAATACTGGTGACTATGATGATCCGGTATCAATTACTGGAATTCGTTACACAAGCCCGGATTCCACAACGGATATAAAGCAGGTAGGACCCGGAGATGTAGTAGCGTTAGAAGGAAACAATATGGATGCGGTAGCGAATGTCTATTTCAATGGGTACGAGGCTACTTTTAACCCAGCACTGGCTGCCAAATCTCATATGGTAGTGACCATTCCTGCTGACATGCCATTCGGCGAGATGGATCCGGAAGCTTCCTATATGAATCAAATAAAGGTTTCCAATAGTGTCAGTGAAGACTCGCTGGAGTTTCCTGTGTTACCACCGCCTCCCCAAATCAATCGTATCAGTGACGAATTTGCTGAAGCAGGCAAGGAAATTACGCTAAACGGCCAATACTTGTACCTAATAACGGAGATCATCTTTCCCGGCAATGTCGAGGCCACTGATTATCAGTCTGTGGCGGATGGCAGTTCTCTGAAAGTGACCGTGCCGGAGGGGGCCACATCCGGAGAGATAAAAATGTCTTCAAGTTCCGGAACTTCGACGAGTTCACCCGGTGCCCGTTTTCGTGATCCCACCGGCATGATCTGTAACTTTGATGATGTGTTTAGCTACCAGTGGTGGTCGGCTGCGCTTTCTTCGGATGCCTCGCTGTACCCGGGTAATGAAGGGCAGTATGCTATGCTTGAGGTTTCTAACCTTGCCGGGGGAGACGGCTCATGGTGGAATGGCGGCCGTTCGATTAACCTTAATCCGACACAATGGATTGAGGCTTCTAACCTTGGAGAAAATCCCTCAAACTTTGCTGTGAAATTCGAAATCAATGTGGAAGGAGCCTGGGAGCAGGGAACATTGCTAGTCCGGGCGGCAAATCCCTGGACCTACACCGCACGGTATGCACCGTGGAAGGGAGAAAATGGAAATATTAATTCATTCGCAACGAATGGATGGCAAACGGTTCAGATACCTCTTAGTGACTTTAAAACGGCCAATAGTGAAGGACTGAACGGCGCCGGTACTGCTCTGCCGAGCCTCGCTGACATGTTGCCCGATGGGGAAGCACCATCAGCAGGAATCATGCTGGTTAATAATGGAGAAAATGCGATCAGCCAGCTGAGCATGGCTATAGATAATATTCGAGTGGTGAGGATTGCGGGTCCGTAA
- a CDS encoding RagB/SusD family nutrient uptake outer membrane protein has protein sequence MMNNSSIYIVLLAVILTSILAGCSDSFFVRPPQDQLTADNFYATETDLRMATAPLYNTVWFDYNDKASFTVGDARAGNMITTDAGYEQFLLFSITSGNDRLNEAWRSLYLAISQSNLTIKNIQQKAAGDISEVAKENAIAEARFMRGYAYSYLAQLWGAVPILTDPAKLIDQPNVRRNLTEDVYQFAINDFEYAAEHLPTTDDPGRVTQWSALGMLARLHHARAAFKAQDGGTLDQQDLDTAKEYARQVIEESGLNLVDNYANLFKLENENNQESLFALQWTYEGNTWGVQNTTQAYFAAEAALTGVGDGWGGGTGVSAWLLQQYNPDDQRRKATFMLNGDHYPELMQEEGGYTYEGTGASGPGSAIKKYIIGRPSDNDGRVGFMRTGINTYMLRLAEVYLIYAQAELGNQESTSDSQALQYFNAVRNRAGLDSKTTITHRDILLEKWKELAYEGQNWFQLVRWHYYEPDAVLQFIDDQERNMSFEYTQGGDTTYTAPPTNITAEHSDFNLPYPEADIVQNPNLMEEPVPYDFLNEEGTNEANKE, from the coding sequence ATGATGAACAATAGTAGTATTTACATAGTGCTTTTAGCCGTGATACTAACCAGTATTTTGGCAGGATGCAGTGATTCATTCTTTGTCCGTCCCCCCCAGGATCAGTTAACAGCGGATAACTTTTACGCCACAGAAACGGACCTTCGTATGGCAACGGCTCCATTGTACAATACGGTTTGGTTTGATTACAATGATAAGGCTTCGTTTACGGTGGGAGATGCACGCGCAGGTAATATGATTACGACAGATGCAGGATATGAACAGTTTCTATTGTTTAGCATTACCTCGGGTAATGATCGTCTTAATGAGGCATGGCGATCTTTATATCTGGCTATTTCTCAATCAAATCTGACGATTAAAAATATTCAACAAAAAGCGGCCGGGGATATTTCTGAAGTAGCTAAAGAAAATGCGATCGCTGAAGCTCGTTTTATGAGAGGCTATGCCTATTCATATCTTGCTCAGCTTTGGGGAGCAGTTCCTATTCTTACGGATCCTGCAAAACTCATCGATCAGCCTAACGTACGCCGAAACCTAACCGAAGATGTTTATCAGTTTGCAATTAATGACTTTGAATATGCGGCTGAACATTTGCCTACAACGGATGACCCTGGCAGAGTGACCCAATGGTCGGCACTGGGTATGTTGGCCCGGTTGCATCATGCAAGGGCTGCTTTTAAGGCGCAAGATGGAGGTACTTTAGATCAGCAAGATTTGGATACCGCAAAAGAATATGCGCGACAAGTGATTGAAGAGAGCGGCCTGAACTTGGTAGATAATTATGCTAATCTCTTTAAGCTTGAAAATGAAAATAACCAAGAATCTCTTTTTGCACTGCAGTGGACCTATGAAGGCAATACGTGGGGAGTCCAGAACACCACGCAGGCTTATTTTGCTGCCGAGGCAGCGCTCACGGGGGTGGGAGACGGCTGGGGCGGTGGTACAGGCGTATCAGCTTGGTTGCTTCAGCAGTATAACCCTGATGATCAGCGGCGTAAGGCAACATTTATGCTGAATGGTGATCACTATCCAGAGCTGATGCAGGAAGAGGGGGGATACACTTATGAAGGTACGGGTGCCAGCGGTCCGGGCTCAGCCATAAAAAAATATATTATCGGGCGGCCATCTGACAATGATGGTAGAGTCGGATTTATGAGAACTGGAATTAATACCTATATGTTGCGGCTGGCGGAAGTCTATTTGATATATGCTCAGGCCGAGTTAGGTAATCAGGAGTCTACCAGTGATTCCCAGGCACTACAATATTTTAATGCTGTACGTAATCGGGCGGGACTCGATTCTAAAACCACTATCACTCATCGAGATATACTCTTGGAGAAATGGAAGGAATTGGCCTATGAAGGCCAAAACTGGTTTCAACTGGTTCGCTGGCACTATTATGAACCCGATGCCGTACTACAGTTTATCGATGATCAGGAACGCAATATGTCGTTTGAATATACGCAGGGCGGTGATACGACCTATACGGCACCACCCACGAATATTACAGCGGAGCATAGCGATTTCAATTTGCCATACCCAGAGGCGGATATCGTTCAGAATCCAAATTTGATGGAGGAGCCGGTACCCTATGATTTTTTAAACGAGGAGGGTACAAACGAAGCGAATAAAGAATAG